One part of the Gossypium raimondii isolate GPD5lz chromosome 1, ASM2569854v1, whole genome shotgun sequence genome encodes these proteins:
- the LOC105786313 gene encoding short chain aldehyde dehydrogenase 1 isoform X1, translated as MSCDSSITKRLDGKVALITGGASGLGKCTATLFVKHGAKVLIADIQDELGDSVCQELGTENISYVHCDITCESDVENAVNLAVSKYGKLDIMFNNAGTHGDNETRVTHASTEDFKKVFDINVLGGFLGAKYAARVMVPAKKGCILFTSSLASKISFGSPHAYKASKHAVAGLMKSLAVELGEHGIRVNSISPHAISTPMFQKSIGIPDKKKGEEMIAASAVLKGTVLEPEDFAHAALYLASDEAKFISGVNLPLDGGYSLSNQSWKLGFAALFG; from the exons ATGAGCTGCGACTCTTCAATAACCAAGAG gCTGGATGGCAAGGTGGCACTGATAACTGGTGGTGCCAGTGGCTTAGGAAAGTGCACAGCCACACTTTTTGTCAAACATGGAGCCAAGGTTCTGATTGCTGATATTCAAGACGAACTGGGCGACTCTGTTTGCCAAGAGCTTGGAACTGAAAACATCAGCTATGTCCACTGCGATATAACATGCGAATCCGATGTTGAAAATGCCGTAAACTTGGCTGTCTCCAAGTACGGAAAGCTCGATATCATGTTCAACAATGCCGGTACTCACGGTGACAACGAAACAAGAGTGACACACGCCAGCACTGAAGACTTCAAGAAAGTGTTTGATATCAATGTGTTGGGTGGTTTCTTGGGTGCCAAGTATGCTGCCAGGGTCATGGTTCCGGCCAAGAAAGGTTGCATACTATTCACATCAAGTCTTGCTTCAAAAATCAGCTTCGGTAGCCCCCATGCATACAAGGCATCGAAGCATGCCGTTGCAGGGTTGATGAAGAGCTTGGCCGTGGAGTTAGGTGAGCATGGAATTAGAGTCAACTCTATTTCACCTCATGCAATTTCGACTCCAATGTTCCAAAAATCAATTGGGATACCCGATAAGAAGAAGGGAGAGGAGATGATTGCGGCTTCAGCAGTGTTGAAAGGCACTGTATTGGAGCCTGAAGATTTTGCACATGCAGCACTGTATTTGGCAAGTGATGAGGCTAAATTTATCAGTGGTGTCAACTTACCACTGGATGGAGGGTATAGTCTCAGCAATCAATCATGGAAGCTGGGATTCGCAGCACTTTTTGGATAA
- the LOC105786313 gene encoding short chain aldehyde dehydrogenase 1 isoform X2, whose translation MSSDSSITKRLDGKVALITGGASGLGKCTATLFVKHGAKVLIADIQDELGDSVCQELGTENISYVHCDITCESDVENAVNLAVSKYGKLDIMFNNAGTHGDNETRVTHASTEDFKKVFDINVLGGFLGAKYAARVMVPAKKGCILFTSSLASKISFGSPHAYKASKHAVAGLMKSLAVELGEHGIRVNSISPHAISTPMFQKSIGIPDKKKGEEMIAASAVLKGTVLEPEDFAHAALYLASDEAKFISGVNLPLDGGYSLSNQSWKLGFAALFG comes from the coding sequence gCTGGATGGCAAGGTGGCACTGATAACTGGTGGTGCCAGTGGCTTAGGAAAGTGCACAGCCACACTTTTTGTCAAACATGGAGCCAAGGTTCTGATTGCTGATATTCAAGACGAACTGGGCGACTCTGTTTGCCAAGAGCTTGGAACTGAAAACATCAGCTATGTCCACTGCGATATAACATGCGAATCCGATGTTGAAAATGCCGTAAACTTGGCTGTCTCCAAGTACGGAAAGCTCGATATCATGTTCAACAATGCCGGTACTCACGGTGACAACGAAACAAGAGTGACACACGCCAGCACTGAAGACTTCAAGAAAGTGTTTGATATCAATGTGTTGGGTGGTTTCTTGGGTGCCAAGTATGCTGCCAGGGTCATGGTTCCGGCCAAGAAAGGTTGCATACTATTCACATCAAGTCTTGCTTCAAAAATCAGCTTCGGTAGCCCCCATGCATACAAGGCATCGAAGCATGCCGTTGCAGGGTTGATGAAGAGCTTGGCCGTGGAGTTAGGTGAGCATGGAATTAGAGTCAACTCTATTTCACCTCATGCAATTTCGACTCCAATGTTCCAAAAATCAATTGGGATACCCGATAAGAAGAAGGGAGAGGAGATGATTGCGGCTTCAGCAGTGTTGAAAGGCACTGTATTGGAGCCTGAAGATTTTGCACATGCAGCACTGTATTTGGCAAGTGATGAGGCTAAATTTATCAGTGGTGTCAACTTACCACTGGATGGAGGGTATAGTCTCAGCAATCAATCATGGAAGCTGGGATTCGCAGCACTTTTTGGATAA